The Burkholderia pyrrocinia genome includes a region encoding these proteins:
- a CDS encoding Lrp/AsnC family transcriptional regulator gives MTELDKTDRAILAAVQRDGRLPIARLAESVGLSETPCARRLKRLENDGYIERYRAQLSRQALGFGVVAFVLVRFATHDRKVADRFEREVLGIERILACHNVAGTADYLLQVVARDLDDYGTFLRDSLRMLPGVTSIESALSLREVKHDGGLPVP, from the coding sequence ATGACCGAACTCGACAAAACCGATCGCGCGATCCTCGCTGCGGTGCAGCGCGACGGCCGCCTGCCGATCGCGCGTCTCGCCGAGTCCGTCGGCCTGTCCGAGACGCCTTGCGCGCGGCGCCTGAAACGACTCGAAAACGACGGCTACATCGAGCGCTACCGCGCGCAGCTATCGCGCCAGGCGCTCGGCTTCGGCGTCGTCGCGTTCGTACTCGTGCGGTTCGCGACACACGACCGCAAGGTCGCCGACCGGTTCGAACGGGAGGTGCTCGGCATCGAGCGGATCCTGGCGTGCCACAACGTCGCGGGCACGGCCGACTACCTGCTGCAGGTGGTCGCGCGCGATCTCGACGACTACGGCACGTTCCTGCGCGATTCGCTGCGGATGCTGCCGGGCGTCACGTCGATCGAATCCGCGCTGTCGCTGCGCGAGGTCAAGCACGACGGGGGATTGCCGGTGCCGTGA
- a CDS encoding protease pro-enzyme activation domain-containing protein, translated as MARHLHADREPRIVAESKCLGPCDPAERIHVTIMLRRQEEGQLDTLVHQLATGDAQAKPLSRDAFAQRFSANPDDIRKAEDFARRHQLTVDRVDPVESVVVLSGTIQQFEAAFGVKLERFEHRSIGQYRGRSGPIALPDDLGDAVMAVLGLDSRPQARPHFRLRPPFQPARGAAGVTFTPPQLASLYGFPAGDGAGQCIAIVELGGGYRAADIQQYFRGLGITTPPTLVDVNVGTGHNAPSGDPNGPDGEVALDIEIAGAIAPAAKIAVYFASNSDAGFIQAVNAAVSDKTNKPSVISISWGGPEAIWQAQSAQAFNRVLQAAAAQGITVCVASGDSGSGDGLQDGADHVDFPASSPYVLGCGGTQLDALPGQGIRSEVTWNDEASGGGAGGGGVSTLFDLPAWQQGLAVTRADGSSTPLAKRGVPDVAGDASPQTGYEVSVAGTAAVMGGTSAVAPLWAALIARINAAAGASAGWVNPVLYKNPGALRDITKGSNGTYAAASGWDACTGLGSPNGAQLAALLARKPSS; from the coding sequence ATGGCAAGGCATCTTCACGCCGACCGTGAACCCCGAATCGTCGCCGAGTCCAAGTGTCTCGGCCCGTGCGATCCGGCAGAACGCATCCACGTCACGATCATGTTGCGGCGGCAGGAAGAAGGGCAACTCGATACGTTGGTCCACCAACTCGCCACCGGCGACGCACAGGCGAAACCGCTGTCGCGCGACGCGTTCGCGCAGCGTTTCTCCGCCAATCCCGACGACATTCGCAAGGCCGAGGACTTCGCGCGCCGTCATCAACTGACGGTCGATCGCGTCGATCCCGTCGAAAGCGTCGTCGTGCTGTCCGGCACGATCCAGCAGTTCGAGGCGGCGTTCGGCGTCAAGCTCGAGCGCTTCGAGCATCGATCGATCGGCCAGTATCGCGGCCGCTCGGGCCCGATCGCGCTGCCCGACGATCTCGGCGACGCCGTCATGGCCGTGCTCGGCCTCGACAGCCGCCCGCAGGCGCGGCCGCACTTCCGGCTGCGTCCGCCGTTCCAGCCGGCCCGCGGCGCCGCGGGCGTGACGTTCACGCCACCCCAGCTCGCGTCGCTGTACGGCTTTCCGGCCGGTGACGGCGCCGGGCAATGCATCGCGATCGTCGAACTGGGCGGCGGCTATCGCGCGGCCGACATCCAGCAGTATTTCCGCGGGCTCGGGATCACCACGCCGCCGACGCTCGTCGACGTGAACGTCGGCACCGGCCACAATGCGCCGTCCGGCGACCCGAACGGCCCGGACGGCGAAGTCGCGCTCGATATCGAGATCGCCGGCGCGATCGCGCCGGCCGCGAAGATCGCGGTCTACTTCGCGTCGAACAGCGACGCGGGCTTTATCCAGGCCGTCAACGCGGCAGTCAGCGACAAGACCAACAAGCCGTCGGTGATCTCGATCAGCTGGGGCGGCCCGGAAGCGATCTGGCAGGCGCAGTCGGCGCAGGCGTTCAATCGCGTGCTGCAGGCGGCTGCCGCGCAGGGCATCACCGTGTGCGTGGCGTCGGGCGACAGCGGCTCGGGCGACGGGCTGCAGGACGGCGCCGATCATGTCGACTTCCCCGCCTCGAGCCCATACGTGCTGGGTTGCGGCGGCACGCAGCTCGACGCGCTGCCCGGGCAGGGCATTCGCAGCGAGGTCACGTGGAACGACGAGGCGTCGGGCGGCGGCGCGGGCGGGGGCGGCGTCAGCACGCTGTTCGACCTGCCGGCGTGGCAGCAGGGGCTCGCCGTCACGCGCGCCGACGGCAGCAGCACGCCGCTCGCGAAGCGCGGCGTGCCGGACGTGGCCGGCGATGCATCACCGCAGACGGGCTACGAGGTGTCGGTTGCCGGCACGGCCGCCGTGATGGGCGGCACGAGCGCGGTCGCGCCGCTGTGGGCCGCGCTGATTGCGCGGATCAATGCGGCGGCCGGCGCATCGGCCGGCTGGGTCAATCCGGTGCTGTACAAGAATCCGGGCGCGTTGCGCGACATCACGAAAGGATCGAACGGCACGTATGCGGCCGCGTCGGGCTGGGACGCATGCACGGGCCTCGGCAGCCCGAACGGCGCGCAGCTCGCCGCGCTCCTCGCGCGCAAGCCGTCGAGCTGA
- a CDS encoding LysE family translocator, with protein sequence MISTHLLLIYLAALAAIYAVPGPDMALVLQTSIGRGVRPGMASAAGLSLARTAHVTLSACGVAALIRGAPWLYEVIRYGGALYLAYVAIQVFRSPVFALGDSDAAAPAGELRQSFVKGLLTNLLNPKALLFCSVLLPQFVRPEAGPVVWQMFELGALLVAAGVCFDLACVFGASRIAAWMRAHPLAQTVQRWTFSAALIGFALRLSMD encoded by the coding sequence ATGATTTCCACGCATTTGCTGTTGATCTATCTCGCCGCGCTGGCGGCTATTTATGCGGTGCCGGGGCCCGACATGGCGCTCGTGCTGCAGACCAGCATCGGCCGCGGCGTGCGGCCGGGGATGGCGTCGGCGGCCGGCCTGTCGCTCGCGCGCACCGCGCACGTGACGCTGTCCGCATGCGGCGTCGCGGCGCTGATCCGCGGCGCGCCGTGGCTGTACGAGGTGATCCGCTACGGCGGCGCGCTCTATCTCGCGTATGTCGCGATCCAGGTGTTCCGCTCGCCCGTGTTCGCGCTCGGCGACAGCGATGCGGCGGCGCCGGCGGGCGAACTGCGGCAGTCGTTCGTGAAAGGGCTGCTGACGAACCTGCTGAACCCGAAGGCGCTGCTGTTCTGCTCGGTGCTGCTGCCGCAGTTCGTGCGGCCCGAGGCCGGGCCCGTCGTCTGGCAGATGTTCGAACTCGGCGCGCTGCTGGTCGCGGCCGGCGTGTGCTTCGACCTCGCTTGCGTGTTCGGCGCGTCGCGCATCGCGGCGTGGATGCGCGCGCATCCGCTGGCGCAGACCGTGCAGCGCTGGACCTTTTCCGCGGCGCTGATCGGTTTCGCGCTGCGCCTGTCGATGGATTGA
- a CDS encoding LysR family transcriptional regulator, with amino-acid sequence MLGNLSTLDLRLIRVFLAVTEAGGVSAAQAVLNVGQSTISAQLSSLETRLGYRLCERGRSGFRLTPKGERFHTMSRKLLAALDEFGMAARHMDRQLVGTLNIGLIGHTPVSQNARIAEAIAAFRTRDEAVRFSISVRAPGDLEEKLLSDEIQIAVGYFWHRVPSLHYTPLFIERQIAYCGRGHPLFDGAGALTPADVAGFEWAWRSYPLPEAQMSTTPDRVTATADNMEAVALLILSGHHLGYLPQHFAAPYVAQGLLAPLNPEHLRYDVTFHMVVARNGRGNALVEAFLEDLERAHQSPDVVA; translated from the coding sequence GTGCTGGGGAATCTGTCGACTCTCGACCTGCGCCTGATCCGCGTGTTTCTCGCGGTCACGGAAGCGGGCGGCGTATCGGCCGCGCAGGCCGTGCTGAACGTCGGGCAGTCGACGATCAGCGCGCAGTTGTCGTCGCTCGAGACGCGGCTCGGCTACCGGCTCTGCGAGCGCGGCCGCAGCGGCTTCCGGCTCACGCCGAAGGGCGAACGGTTCCATACGATGAGCCGCAAGCTGCTCGCGGCGCTCGACGAGTTCGGGATGGCCGCGCGGCATATGGATCGCCAACTGGTCGGCACGCTGAACATCGGCCTGATCGGCCATACGCCGGTGAGCCAGAACGCGCGGATCGCCGAGGCGATCGCCGCGTTTCGCACGCGCGACGAGGCCGTGCGCTTCTCGATCTCCGTGCGCGCGCCCGGCGACCTCGAGGAGAAGCTGCTGAGCGACGAGATCCAGATCGCGGTCGGCTACTTCTGGCACCGTGTGCCGTCGCTGCATTACACGCCGCTGTTCATCGAGCGCCAGATCGCGTACTGCGGCCGCGGCCATCCGCTGTTCGACGGCGCCGGCGCGCTGACGCCGGCCGACGTCGCGGGATTCGAATGGGCATGGCGTTCGTATCCGCTGCCGGAGGCGCAGATGTCGACGACGCCCGACCGCGTGACCGCGACCGCCGACAACATGGAGGCCGTCGCGCTGCTGATCCTGTCCGGCCATCACCTCGGCTACCTGCCGCAGCACTTCGCGGCGCCGTACGTCGCGCAGGGGCTGCTCGCACCGCTCAATCCGGAGCACCTGCGCTACGACGTCACGTTCCACATGGTCGTCGCGCGCAACGGTCGCGGTAACGCGCTCGTGGAGGCGTTTCTCGAGGATCTCGAGCGCGCGCACCAGTCGCCGGACGTCGTCGCGTAA
- the nadE gene encoding ammonia-dependent NAD(+) synthetase codes for MTSADYASRQRAIIAELNVAPQFDAEAEIARRVDFLAQYLRSTGLRTYVLGISGGVDSSTAGRLAQLSVERLRADDYDARFIAMRLPNGVQNDEADAQRALAFVRADETLTVDVKPAADAMLGSLVASGHAFETPAQQDFVHGNVKARERMIAQYAVAGARRGIVIGTDHAAESLMGFFTKFGDGGADVLPLAGLSKRRVRAVARALGGEEAIVMKVPTADLEELRPLRPDEHAYGVSYDEIDDFLEGKPVSDHVYETVLRFYDASRHKRALPYTPFDWPTA; via the coding sequence ATGACATCCGCCGATTACGCCAGCCGCCAACGCGCGATCATTGCCGAACTGAACGTCGCCCCGCAATTCGACGCCGAGGCCGAGATCGCCCGCCGCGTCGATTTCCTCGCGCAATATCTTCGTTCGACCGGCCTGCGGACCTACGTGCTCGGCATCAGCGGCGGCGTCGATTCGTCGACGGCCGGGCGGCTCGCGCAACTGTCGGTCGAACGCCTGCGCGCCGACGACTACGATGCGCGCTTCATCGCGATGCGCTTGCCGAACGGCGTGCAGAACGACGAAGCCGATGCGCAGCGCGCACTCGCGTTCGTGCGCGCGGACGAGACACTGACGGTCGACGTGAAGCCGGCCGCCGATGCGATGCTCGGCTCGCTGGTCGCGTCCGGCCATGCGTTCGAAACGCCCGCGCAACAGGATTTCGTGCACGGCAACGTCAAGGCGCGCGAGCGCATGATCGCGCAGTACGCGGTGGCCGGCGCGCGGCGCGGCATCGTGATCGGCACCGATCACGCAGCCGAATCGCTGATGGGTTTCTTCACGAAGTTCGGCGACGGCGGCGCGGACGTGCTGCCGCTCGCGGGCCTGAGCAAGCGTCGCGTGCGCGCGGTCGCGCGCGCGCTCGGCGGCGAGGAAGCGATCGTGATGAAGGTGCCGACGGCCGACCTCGAGGAACTGCGCCCGCTGCGCCCCGACGAGCATGCGTACGGCGTTTCCTACGACGAGATCGACGATTTCCTCGAAGGCAAGCCGGTCAGCGACCACGTGTACGAAACGGTGCTGCGCTTCTACGACGCCTCGCGCCACAAGCGTGCGCTGCCGTACACGCCGTTCGACTGGCCGACCGCATAA
- a CDS encoding DMT family transporter, whose amino-acid sequence MLTSIVAAAFVALWSTGFIVARAIKPYADPNLFLLARFAGTAALFGAVALVARAPWPARREWPRHLIAGALLQGVYLGASYWAVAQGLNAGVMALLGALQPLATAVLAVPLFNERLPARGWLGMALGLAGVALVLAPKVTGGVAPPPGAAPAWFVVAVSVLAVGSITAGSLYQKGKLAQSDLRTAVAVQNFGAAIVAAIFVVLLHETRWIGTPALWVSLGWGVVFLSGGAVTMLMWMLRRGNAARATSLLFLAPPLAALQGYLLFGETLAAIQLAGFALALAGVVLARR is encoded by the coding sequence ATGCTTACCTCGATCGTCGCCGCCGCGTTCGTCGCGCTCTGGTCCACCGGCTTCATCGTTGCACGGGCAATCAAGCCCTACGCCGATCCCAACCTGTTCCTGCTCGCGCGTTTCGCGGGCACGGCCGCACTGTTCGGCGCGGTTGCGCTCGTCGCGCGCGCGCCGTGGCCGGCCCGCCGCGAATGGCCGCGCCACCTGATCGCGGGCGCGCTGCTGCAGGGTGTCTATCTCGGCGCGAGCTACTGGGCCGTCGCGCAAGGGCTGAACGCGGGCGTCATGGCGCTGCTCGGCGCGCTGCAGCCGCTCGCCACCGCCGTGCTCGCCGTCCCGCTGTTCAACGAGCGCCTGCCCGCGCGCGGCTGGCTCGGGATGGCGCTCGGGCTCGCCGGCGTCGCGCTCGTACTGGCGCCGAAGGTCACGGGCGGCGTCGCGCCGCCACCGGGCGCGGCACCGGCCTGGTTCGTGGTCGCCGTGTCGGTGCTCGCGGTCGGTTCGATCACCGCCGGCTCGCTGTACCAGAAGGGCAAGCTCGCGCAGAGCGACCTGCGCACCGCGGTCGCCGTACAGAACTTCGGCGCGGCGATCGTCGCGGCCATCTTCGTCGTGCTGCTCCACGAGACGCGCTGGATCGGCACGCCGGCACTGTGGGTATCGCTCGGGTGGGGCGTCGTGTTCCTGTCCGGCGGCGCGGTCACGATGCTGATGTGGATGCTTCGACGCGGCAACGCCGCGCGCGCGACGTCGCTGCTGTTCCTCGCGCCGCCGCTCGCCGCGCTGCAGGGCTACCTGCTGTTCGGCGAAACGCTCGCGGCGATCCAGCTCGCCGGCTTCGCGCTCGCGCTGGCGGGCGTCGTGCTCGCGCGGCGCTGA
- a CDS encoding S10 family peptidase encodes MGIDSASSGGVYPLHHGDHNSHGVPPTVNPVALSHGRDQPFFDPVAYGNGPDDSVTDTTEAAAITHHTILIDGKRIAYTATVGHLVTVDPSSSQPAAKIFYVAFTADGAKEETRPVTFFYNGGPGSSSVFVLLGSFAPKRIKTSMPGFTPPAPYQMEDNPDSMIDHSDLVFINPVGTGYSAAVAPNKNRNFWGVDQDADSLKQFIKRYLTKNNRWNSPKYLFGESYGTARSCVLAYKLHEDGVDLNGVTLQSSILDYRQAGNPVGALPTAAADAWYHKKLGVAPAPTDLGAFVEEVAQFSRTDYLNALRTVPHADPAAVKKLSEYTGIDTATLQSWSLDIAGYDARGNSLFLTTLLHAQGLALGSYDGRVTAISTGIAGKIDPNSGGNDPTMTAVTGVYTAMWNSYLNEQLKFTSNSAFTDLNDQAFQNWDFSHIDPTGAQQGIDAKGNVILYTAGDLAAVMALNIDLKVLSANGFYDFVTPFFQTVIDLQQMPLEDQKVRQNLSARFYPSGHMVYLDGGSRTALKRDLATMYDATVSDTGARMRIRALQAKKTGGHA; translated from the coding sequence ATGGGCATCGATTCCGCATCTTCCGGCGGCGTGTATCCGCTGCATCACGGCGACCACAATTCGCATGGCGTGCCGCCGACCGTCAATCCTGTCGCGCTGAGCCACGGCCGCGACCAGCCGTTCTTCGATCCGGTCGCGTACGGCAACGGTCCCGACGACTCGGTGACCGACACGACCGAGGCGGCCGCGATCACGCATCACACGATCCTGATCGACGGGAAGCGCATCGCGTACACGGCGACGGTCGGCCACCTCGTGACGGTCGACCCGAGCAGCTCGCAGCCGGCCGCGAAGATCTTCTATGTCGCATTCACGGCCGACGGCGCGAAGGAAGAAACGCGGCCCGTGACGTTCTTCTATAACGGCGGGCCCGGTTCGTCGTCGGTGTTCGTGCTGCTCGGCTCGTTCGCGCCGAAGCGCATCAAGACGTCGATGCCGGGTTTCACGCCGCCCGCGCCGTACCAGATGGAAGACAACCCGGACAGCATGATCGACCACAGCGACCTCGTGTTCATCAACCCGGTCGGCACCGGCTATTCGGCGGCCGTCGCTCCGAACAAGAATCGCAACTTCTGGGGTGTCGACCAGGATGCGGATTCGCTGAAGCAGTTCATCAAGCGCTACCTGACGAAGAACAACCGCTGGAATTCGCCGAAATACCTGTTCGGCGAATCGTATGGCACGGCGCGCAGCTGCGTGCTCGCGTACAAGCTGCACGAGGACGGTGTCGACCTGAACGGCGTCACGCTGCAATCGTCGATCCTCGACTACCGGCAGGCCGGCAACCCGGTCGGCGCGCTGCCGACCGCGGCGGCCGACGCGTGGTATCACAAGAAGCTCGGCGTGGCGCCGGCGCCGACCGATCTCGGCGCGTTCGTCGAGGAAGTCGCGCAGTTTTCGCGCACCGACTACCTGAACGCGTTGCGCACGGTCCCGCATGCGGACCCGGCCGCCGTGAAGAAACTGTCGGAATACACGGGCATCGACACGGCGACGCTGCAGTCGTGGAGCCTCGACATCGCCGGCTACGACGCGCGCGGCAATTCGCTGTTCCTGACGACGCTGCTGCATGCGCAGGGGCTCGCGCTCGGCTCGTACGACGGCCGCGTGACCGCGATCTCGACCGGCATCGCCGGCAAGATCGATCCGAACTCGGGCGGCAACGATCCGACCATGACGGCCGTGACGGGCGTCTATACGGCGATGTGGAACAGCTACCTGAACGAGCAACTGAAGTTCACGTCGAATTCCGCGTTCACGGATCTCAACGACCAGGCGTTCCAGAACTGGGATTTCAGCCACATCGACCCGACCGGCGCGCAGCAGGGCATCGATGCGAAGGGGAACGTGATCCTCTACACGGCCGGCGATCTCGCCGCGGTGATGGCGCTGAACATCGACCTGAAGGTGCTGTCGGCGAACGGCTTCTACGATTTCGTCACGCCGTTCTTCCAGACCGTGATCGACCTGCAGCAGATGCCGCTCGAGGATCAGAAGGTGCGGCAGAACCTGTCCGCGCGTTTCTATCCGTCGGGGCACATGGTGTATCTCGACGGCGGCTCGCGCACCGCGCTCAAGCGCGATCTCGCGACGATGTACGACGCGACGGTCAGCGATACGGGCGCGCGGATGCGGATTCGCGCGCTGCAGGCGAAGAAGACGGGCGGGCACGCGTAG